A window from Populus trichocarpa isolate Nisqually-1 chromosome 3, P.trichocarpa_v4.1, whole genome shotgun sequence encodes these proteins:
- the LOC7478184 gene encoding pentatricopeptide repeat-containing protein At1g71060, mitochondrial — protein MEAAAVNTNRKTSKPQFESSFDSQDISPSARLLFEIITRPSSHDIESALSSTGIPPTHDIVHEVLKLCHENATSAIAFFRWAGRTHKLTSYAWNLMVDLLGKNWMYEPMWDAVRTMKQEDMLSMATFVSVFGSYCMAGKFNEAIMSFYVMDKYGVQQDVVVVNSLLTAICHEENQTAKALEFFDKIKLKIPPNADTFAILLEGWEKEGDVAKAKTTFGEMVIKVGWSPENMSAYDSFLTTLVRGSQADEAVKFLRVMKGKNCLPGLKFFSNALDMLVKQNDSTHAIPLWDIMVGSGLLPNLIMYNAMIGLHCNNNDVDNAFRLLDEMVFNGAFPDFLTFNIIFRCLIKNKKVHRVGKFFYEMIKNESPPTHFDCSAAIMTLIDGGDPEMAIEIWNYIVENHVLPLDGSANALLIGFCNLGRMSQVRRFAEDMLDRRINIYESTMKKLKDSFDKTGRHGRDKYDCLIRRWKAP, from the coding sequence ATGGAGGCTGCGGCTGTAAACACTAACCGCAAAACCTCAAAACCTCAGTTTGAATCAAGCTTCGACTCTCAGGATATTTCCCCATCAGCTAGACTTCTCTTTGAAATCATAACAAGACCCTCATCTCATGATATTGAATCTGCACTCTCCTCCACTGGAATCCCACCCACTCATGATATTGTGCATGAAGTCCTCAAACTTTGCCACGAAAATGCCACTTCTGCAATCGCATTCTTTCGCTGGGCTGGCAGGACCCACAAGCTGACCTCATACGCCTGGAATTTGATGGTGGACTTACTAGGCAAGAACTGGATGTATGAGCCCATGTGGGATGCAGTTCGTACGATGAAACAAGAAGATATGTTGTCAATGGCaacttttgtttctgtttttggaAGCTACTGTATGGCTGGTAAATTTAATGAGGCTATAATGAGTTTTTATGTTATGGATAAATATGGTGTTCAGCAAGATGTTGTCGTGGTGAATTCGCTTTTGACCGCCATTTGCCACGAGGAAAATCAGACAGCAAAGGCGTTGGAATTTTTCGACAAAATTAAGCTGAAAATCCCCCCCAATGCGGATACTTTTGCTATTTTGCTGGAAGGATGGGAGAAAGAAGGTGACGTGGCCAAAGCCAAGACTACATTTGGTGAGATGGTGATTAAAGTTGGTTGGAGTCCAGAGAATATGTCAGCATATGATTCTTTTTTGACAACACTTGTTCGTGGGTCGCAAGCAGATGAAGCTGTCAAGTTCCTTCGGGTGATGAAGGGGAAGAATTGCTTGCCAGGTTTGAAATTTTTCTCTAATGCTCTTGATATGCTTGTTAAGCAGAATGATTCTACCCATGCCATCCCTCTGTGGGATATAATGGTGGGTAGTGGTTTGTTGCCTAATTTGATCATGTATAATGCAATGATTGGCTTGCATTGCAACAACAATGATGTTGACAATGCATTTCGGTTGCTTGATGAGATGGTTTTCAATGGAGCTTTCCCAGATTTTTTGACCTTCAACATAATTTTCCGATGTTTGATCAAGAACAAGAAAGTTCACCGAGTAGGCAAATTCTTCTACGAGATGATAAAAAACGAAAGCCCTCCAACACATTTTGATTGCTCTGCAGCCATTATGACATTGATTGATGGTGGTGACCCTGAAATGGCAATTGAGATTTGGAACTACATAGTTGAGAACCATGTCTTGCCTCTTGATGGAAGTGCAAATGCACTTCTCATTGGGTTTTGTAATTTAGGAAGGATGTCACAGGTGAGGCGGTTTGCAGAAGATATGCTTGATagaagaataaatatatatgaatcAACTATGAAGAAGTTGAAGGACTCTTTTGATAAAACAGGTAGACACGGAAGAGACAAGTATGATTGTCTCATTAGAAGATGGAAAGCTCCCTAG